One window of the Euwallacea similis isolate ESF13 chromosome 28, ESF131.1, whole genome shotgun sequence genome contains the following:
- the LOC136417557 gene encoding eukaryotic translation initiation factor 4B-like has translation MASGKKSKKTKGKTLALTDFLQESSGTLPSQPIRKSTTSWADEVDEYDSLDPKTVNVVLPTAPKASRDYEDIENKVPKEPPFMAYLSNLPYDVDEEEIADFFRNMKISNMRIPKDDRPGEVPKLKGFGYIEFEDRESLMSALILPDTNLKNRRIRIEVASNSDNDRRRGRMGDQISRTDTGGDWRSTNRPELVEERRGGGFNRDRDAGGSGGGAFTREGMREPTRDREYGGFSRDREGGFNRDRDFGRDREGFNRNRDQDRPGAWRDGDRSSSYNKDRGYARGNYRDSDRNSSRFEREDRDDRRGGYRRYDDNERNDGSFGRRGDFSRREEGDSEATATEPRQRPKLNLAPRTKPLEQIVKPEPAVPSASIFGNAKPVDTAERERQIEEKLLKEQEERLRESSKDREKERAGSRDHSVDRGNIDRGRPAVRRDERERGTNSRDKGETNNRDRGPPSRERRNASDEDSRRSGAIRNDHKSPENRKKVDKQEKSKREEKRERPEKEMPKFQEPEVPNFQASNKFALLDDDDD, from the exons ATGGCTTCAG GAAAGAAAAGCAAGAAAACCAAAGGGAAAACCCTTGCATTGACTGACTTTTTGCAAGAATCTTCGGGAACTTTGCCCTCACAGCCTATTCGGAAGTCCACTACAAGCTGGGCAGATGAAGTCGATGAGTATG ATTCGCTGGATCCTAAGACTGTCAATGTGGTGCTCCCCACGGCACCCAAAGCTTCTAGGGATTATGAAGATATCGAGAACAAAGTCCCTAAAGAACCCCCGTTTATGGCTTATTTATCTAACTTACCGTACGACGTAGATGAAGAGGAGATCGCagatttttttaggaatatgAAG ATATCAAATATGCGGATACCAAAGGACGATAGACCCGGCGAAGTCCCTAAACTCAAGGGTTTTGGTTACATTGAGTTTGAAGACCGCGAAAGCTTAATGAGCGCGCTAATTCTACCTGACACc AACCTAAAAAACCGTAGGATACGAATAGAAGTAGCGTCAAATTCTGATAACGATAGACGTAGAGGCCGAATGGGTGATCAAATCAGTAGGACTGATACCGGCGGCGATTGGCGGTCAACTAATCGGCCGGAACTGGTGGAAGAGCGTCGCGGCGGCGGATTCAACAGAGATAGAGACGCCGGCGGAAGTGGTGGTGGCGCCTTTACCAGAGAAGGCATGAGAGAGCCAACCAGAGATAGAGAGTACGGAGGATTCAGTAGAGACAGAGAAGGAGGGTTTAATAGGGACCGGGATTTTGGCAGAGACAGAGAGGGGTTTAATAGAAATAGAGATCAAGATCGGCCGGGTGCTTGGAGGGACGGCGATCGCTCTAGTAGTTATAATAAAGATAGAG ggTATGCACGGGGTAACTATAGGGATTCCGACAGAAACAGTAGCAGGTTTGAAAGGGAGGACAGGGATGATCGAAGGGGCGGGTATAGGCGCTACGATGATAACGAAAGGAATGACGGCAGTTTTGGCAGAAGAGGGGACTTCTCCAGAAGAGAGGAGGGTGACTCTGAAGCTACTGCTA CAGAGCCGCGGCAACGTCCTAAATTGAATCTGGCTCCTCGTACCAAGCCGTTAGAGCAGATCGTCAAGCCGGAACCTGCTGTGCCTTCAGCCTCAATATTCGGCAATGCAAAACCCGTGGACACTGCCGAACGCGAGAGGCAAATCGAAGAGAAACTGCTCAAAGAGCAGGAAGAGCGGTTGAGGGAATCGAGTAAAGACAGGGAGAAGGAACGAGCAGGTAGCCGGGACCACAGCGTAGATAGGGGAAAT ATCGACAGAGGTCGACCAGCAGTCAGAAGAGACGAGAGAGAACGGGGAACCAATAGCCGAGATAAGGGAGAGACGAACAACAGAGATCGAGGGCCACCTTCAAGAGAGAGAAGGAACG CTTCCGATGAAGATTCCCGCAGGTCAGGGGCCATCAGGAATGATCACAAGTCGCCCGAGAACAGGAAAAAAGTTGACAAGCAAGAAAAGTCCAAACGTGAAGAGAAAAG AGAGCGTCCAGAAAAAGAGATGCCGAAATTCCAGGAACCAGAAGTTCCAAACTTTCAGGCAAGCAATAAGTTCGCGTTACTAGATGACGACGACGATTAA
- the LOC136417560 gene encoding transmembrane protein 138 — MKITTSRYAGILAMQTLLLITDWIINIISCLARQSNAVMLILFIVQDACLIIALSVLLLTFFSTYVFQTGLVYLLYERFRTTLVICMFYFILTSILHIWSLVTRWNHSKYNWSTAFFILFILQRLVATIYYYCYKRASLRISDQRFYEDIDAANGDKQNIHQIE, encoded by the exons ATGAAGATTACAACCAGCCGATATGCAGGAATTCTGGCAATGCAAACTTTATTGCTGATAACTGACTGgataattaacattatttcaTGTTTAGCAAGGCAAAGTAATGCTGTTATGCTAATCCTCTTCAT AGTTCAAGATGCCTGTCTCATCATAGCTTTATCTGTGCTTCTGTTGACATTCTTTTCAACATATGTATTTCAA aCTGGGTTGGTATATCTTCTGTACGAACGGTTTAGAACTACACTGGTTATTTGCATGTTCTACTTCATTCTGACAAGTATATTGCATATTTGGTCGCTGGTCACCCGCTGGAACCACTCCAAGTATAATTGGAGCAcggcatttttcattttattcattttgcaACGTCTTG tcgCCACGATTTACTACTACTGTTACAAAAGAGCCTCCTTAAGGATAAGCGACCAAAGATTCTATGAAGACATTGACGCTGCAAACGGCGACAAGCAAAACATCCACCAAATAGAGTAA